The following proteins are encoded in a genomic region of Glycine soja cultivar W05 chromosome 17, ASM419377v2, whole genome shotgun sequence:
- the LOC114391506 gene encoding uncharacterized protein LOC114391506, protein MDPIKYILEKLALIGWIAWWQVLPSEFDIVYVTQKAIKGSALADYLAQQPINDYQPMHPEFLDEVIMTFFKGEVEDKDRDKWIMLGFECTNNIAEYKACALGIQATIHFKVKLLKVYIRKLIGFFDDISFHHIPREENQMANALATLASMFQLTSHRDLPYIKFRCCGKPTHCCLIEEEQDGKPWYFDIK, encoded by the exons ATGGACCCAATCAAGTACATCTTAGAAAAACTTGCTCTCATTGGATGGATCGCTTGGTGGCAGGTTCTACCATCGGAATTTGACATTGTTTATGTCactcaaaaggcgataaaggggagTGCCTTGGCAGATTACCTGGCTCAACAGCCCATCAATGACTACCAGCCTATGCATCCAGAATTCCTTGATGAGGTCATCATGACCTTCTTTAAGGGGGAAGTAGAGGATAAAGATAGGGACAAATGGATTAT GTTGGGTTTTGAATGCACAAACAACATAGCCGAGTATAAGGCGTGCGCCCTTGGGATCCAAGCAACAATTCACTTCAAGGTCAAGTTGCTCAAG GTCTACATCAGGAAGTTGATAGGATTCTTTGATGACATATCCTTTCATCACATTCCTAGAGAGGAGAATCAGATGGCCAATGCCCTTGCCACTCTAGCATCCATGTTCCAACTAACCTCGCATAGGGATTTGCCGTACATCAAATTCAGATGTTGTGGCAAGCCTACACATTGTTGCTTGATAGAAGAAGAGCAAGATGGTAAACCTTGGTACTTCGATATCAAATGA